In Caproiciproducens sp. NJN-50, the following are encoded in one genomic region:
- a CDS encoding sensor histidine kinase, which yields MVKHFWEGFRKRSIVWQVTVVFSLITLIPSIAITISYFHIIQNSILEESQKNLKQYLKKMSSNMSANINIANYTFKDLNFSQEFTYYLDPGNLLSNREKNHYINSIQVELLNIHNMYPNKFSSILIYSKNKQISQIGGWSYPLESLYKTDYYHEITDNSGDIIYGNIRIYDNAYGNLAKYPNLENEKEQVLPVYNKIYNISTGEFIGMVELDISLKRLIDIESLATENPSITYMLFNDKNKLLYSNNKIDPKDCSSLSFPGNSGLSNEVLNHTNYMVAYDRDAETGLMRVVVINEKEVYSTSKGIKLALVLIAVICLICIILLTSLTAHIMFRRLKDMMKMISQIESGKFDVRIETCGFKEISSIAESFNHMAKTLQTTIQSMIEREKAQKEAELYALQVQINPHFLYNTLDSMRMKCEIDSNYQMANSIQILGSLLHYSLNWESKSVPLKEEMQNVRNYIQIMRMRFRNKFQYEIECEPGCMENLVPKFILQPLVENCFSHAFSDMNPPWNILVKAVGNENRLIIKIIDNGIGIEPCRLAQINEFLNGDQPNIGNRKSRHSIGIANVRQRIELLCKEGSKLTISSELGRGTQITIIIILEEKVD from the coding sequence ATGGTGAAACATTTTTGGGAAGGTTTCCGAAAAAGAAGTATTGTGTGGCAGGTGACGGTCGTCTTTTCTTTGATTACGCTGATTCCCTCTATCGCCATCACAATTTCCTATTTTCACATTATTCAGAATTCCATTTTGGAGGAATCTCAGAAAAACCTGAAACAGTATCTGAAAAAAATGAGTTCCAATATGTCTGCAAACATTAACATCGCGAATTACACGTTCAAGGATCTGAACTTCAGCCAGGAATTCACCTATTATCTCGACCCGGGCAATCTTCTGAGCAACCGTGAAAAGAACCATTATATAAACAGCATTCAAGTCGAATTGTTAAATATTCATAACATGTATCCGAATAAATTCAGCAGTATCCTTATTTATTCGAAAAACAAACAGATTTCGCAGATCGGCGGGTGGTCCTACCCCTTGGAATCCCTGTATAAAACGGATTATTACCATGAGATTACGGACAATAGCGGCGATATTATTTACGGGAATATCCGGATTTACGACAATGCATACGGGAACCTGGCAAAGTACCCAAATCTGGAAAATGAAAAAGAACAGGTGCTTCCTGTTTACAATAAGATTTACAATATCAGCACCGGCGAATTCATAGGAATGGTGGAATTGGATATTTCGCTGAAAAGGCTAATTGATATCGAGTCACTTGCCACGGAAAATCCGTCGATCACCTATATGCTGTTTAACGATAAAAATAAGCTCTTATATTCCAACAATAAAATTGACCCCAAAGACTGCAGCTCTCTGTCTTTTCCGGGTAACTCCGGCCTCAGCAATGAGGTCCTGAATCATACGAATTACATGGTCGCTTATGATAGAGATGCCGAAACCGGCCTGATGCGCGTGGTTGTCATAAACGAAAAGGAGGTTTATTCAACCTCAAAAGGCATAAAATTAGCGCTTGTACTGATCGCCGTCATCTGCCTGATCTGCATTATTTTGCTGACGAGCCTGACCGCGCATATCATGTTTCGCAGGCTGAAAGATATGATGAAAATGATTTCACAAATCGAATCCGGAAAATTTGACGTGCGGATTGAAACCTGCGGCTTTAAAGAAATTTCCTCAATTGCGGAAAGCTTTAACCATATGGCGAAAACCCTGCAAACGACGATTCAGTCCATGATCGAAAGGGAAAAGGCACAGAAGGAGGCTGAACTTTACGCGCTGCAGGTACAGATTAATCCCCATTTTCTATATAACACTTTGGACAGTATGAGAATGAAGTGCGAGATCGATTCCAATTACCAGATGGCGAACAGCATTCAGATCTTGGGAAGCCTGCTGCACTACAGCCTGAACTGGGAATCGAAAAGTGTTCCGCTTAAGGAAGAAATGCAAAATGTCCGCAATTACATTCAGATTATGAGAATGCGGTTTCGAAATAAATTCCAATATGAAATAGAATGCGAGCCGGGCTGCATGGAAAATTTAGTTCCCAAATTCATCCTTCAGCCGCTCGTGGAAAATTGTTTCAGCCACGCTTTTTCGGACATGAACCCTCCCTGGAACATTCTGGTGAAGGCTGTGGGAAACGAAAATCGGCTGATTATTAAAATTATCGACAACGGAATAGGAATCGAGCCCTGCAGGCTTGCGCAGATCAACGAATTCCTGAACGGCGATCAACCGAATATCGGGAACCGGAAATCCCGGCATTCTATCGGGATCGCAAACGTCAGGCAACGGATCGAGCTTTTATGTAAGGAAGGGAGCAAGCTCACGATCAGCTCGGAATTAGGCCGCGGCACGCAGATTACAATCATAATTATTCTTGAAGAAAAGGTTGATTGA
- a CDS encoding response regulator transcription factor produces the protein MITILIADDEELIRKGLISILTKAIKTDVTYLEAENGLEALKICREQYPEIIVSDIRMPFCSGLKFIEKVKGFGYSPTFIIISGYSEFEYAKQAIKCGVKEYVLKPIQKKQFVRLIKSCIDEIMKKKAAMHDEFVNTRTNVKTIKAIRKKLLIDLLNCNDEKKIHDINNIETYEFSLDRGFSLCCVIQYKIDKGNLDYIDLAIINIIEEILGRENLLRNATIETYSNGQIVLVFEECNQETMLNSIVSAISKAFHLIEIYLKIDVFAGIGDIQFGSNRLYKSFCHACEAANCKLYQLGNSIQRYAKESSAEDDSLHFETTLLSPDDLDPVEIIHLFDPIIRRTPSIQSVNAVEKSYRNLMETVREQFGKYGAGADQDLPEPTPFCNYWSFIQMKHGMESYLTQVRALINKSSSDGPNNKLIQCMIQYIRDSAFDDINLNSVASHFSYTPAYISFLFKKQIGVGFNEFVTKTKMEMAKNMLKNTEIPIGEISRLCGYGNSKYFATSFKKSFGMSPSVFRQN, from the coding sequence ATGATTACGATTTTAATAGCTGATGATGAAGAACTCATCCGAAAAGGCCTCATTTCGATTTTAACGAAAGCGATTAAAACCGATGTCACGTATCTGGAAGCGGAAAACGGTCTGGAGGCCCTGAAGATCTGCAGGGAACAGTACCCAGAGATTATTGTCAGCGATATCCGTATGCCGTTCTGCAGCGGATTAAAATTTATTGAAAAGGTTAAGGGGTTCGGGTATTCTCCGACTTTCATCATCATCTCAGGCTACAGTGAATTTGAATATGCGAAACAGGCAATAAAATGCGGGGTAAAGGAATATGTTCTGAAACCGATCCAAAAAAAACAGTTCGTTCGTTTAATTAAATCCTGCATCGATGAAATAATGAAAAAGAAAGCCGCGATGCATGACGAGTTTGTAAACACCCGGACCAACGTCAAAACGATCAAAGCGATCAGGAAAAAACTTTTGATTGATTTGCTGAATTGCAATGATGAAAAAAAGATCCATGATATTAACAATATCGAAACCTACGAATTCTCATTGGATCGCGGATTCTCGTTGTGCTGCGTGATTCAATACAAGATCGACAAGGGCAATCTCGATTATATCGATCTTGCAATCATAAATATTATTGAAGAAATTTTGGGCCGGGAAAACCTTTTGCGAAACGCGACGATAGAAACCTATTCCAACGGCCAGATTGTCCTTGTTTTTGAGGAGTGCAATCAGGAAACGATGCTGAATTCCATCGTTTCCGCCATTTCAAAAGCTTTTCATTTGATAGAAATCTATCTGAAGATTGATGTTTTTGCCGGAATCGGCGATATTCAGTTTGGCTCTAATCGGTTGTACAAATCGTTTTGCCATGCCTGTGAGGCTGCAAATTGCAAGCTTTATCAGCTGGGAAACAGCATTCAGCGATATGCGAAAGAAAGTTCCGCGGAAGACGATTCTCTCCATTTTGAAACGACTCTGCTCAGTCCGGATGATCTGGACCCGGTGGAAATTATTCATCTGTTCGATCCTATCATTCGCAGAACACCTTCTATTCAGTCGGTGAATGCCGTCGAAAAGAGCTACCGGAACTTGATGGAAACCGTACGGGAACAGTTTGGAAAATATGGTGCCGGCGCGGACCAGGATCTGCCTGAGCCAACCCCTTTCTGTAATTATTGGAGTTTCATTCAGATGAAGCATGGGATGGAAAGTTATCTCACCCAGGTCAGGGCATTAATAAATAAATCAAGCTCTGATGGTCCGAACAATAAATTGATTCAGTGCATGATCCAATATATCAGGGACAGTGCTTTCGACGACATCAATCTTAACTCCGTAGCAAGTCATTTTTCTTACACGCCTGCCTATATCAGTTTTCTATTCAAGAAACAGATCGGCGTCGGTTTTAATGAATTTGTAACAAAGACCAAAATGGAAATGGCAAAGAACATGCTGAAGAATACGGAAATCCCGATCGGTGAAATCAGCAGATTGTGCGGATACGGAAATTCCAAATATTTCGCCACAAGTTTTAAAAAAAGCTTCGGGATGAGCCCTTCCGTCTTTCGGCAGAATTAG
- a CDS encoding radical SAM/SPASM domain-containing protein, which translates to MNLTEYLNISIDRIFRQALRCSLTNARESSFLIRAMILQGKAAERRLQSEREGDPIPPFLIASIATRCNLHCAGCYARANHVCADAAAAEELSAARWGELFAEAETLGVSFILLAGGEPLERPEVLDKAAKTRGLIFPVFTNGTLFTEKALGQFDRNRNLYPIVSIEGDRLQTDSRRGEGTFRLIARAMDEMKRRGIFYGVSITVTKENLPAVTNEGFIAGLREKGCNVVVFVEYVPVDGNRGLEPGEEEHRVLAERQETLRMRFTDIMFISFPGDEKQMGGCLAAGRGFFHINPFGGAEPCPFSPYTDTNLKVGSIRQALDSALFQRIRQSGIQTEGHTGGCVLFDKRTAVESMLPL; encoded by the coding sequence GTGAATCTGACGGAATATCTCAACATCTCTATCGACAGGATTTTTCGGCAGGCCCTGCGTTGTTCCCTTACCAATGCAAGGGAAAGCAGTTTTCTGATTCGGGCCATGATATTACAAGGAAAAGCCGCCGAAAGACGCCTTCAGTCGGAACGGGAGGGCGACCCGATTCCCCCTTTTTTGATTGCAAGCATTGCGACCCGATGCAATTTACATTGCGCAGGGTGTTACGCCCGGGCGAACCACGTCTGTGCAGATGCGGCGGCAGCCGAGGAGCTGAGTGCGGCGCGGTGGGGGGAGCTCTTCGCGGAGGCCGAAACGCTTGGCGTATCTTTCATTCTGCTGGCGGGCGGGGAACCTCTGGAAAGGCCCGAGGTTCTCGACAAGGCGGCGAAGACGCGCGGATTGATTTTTCCCGTTTTCACGAACGGGACGCTGTTCACCGAGAAAGCGCTCGGGCAATTTGACCGCAATCGGAATCTGTATCCGATTGTCAGTATCGAGGGCGATCGCCTTCAGACAGACAGCAGGCGCGGGGAAGGGACCTTCCGGCTGATCGCGCGGGCGATGGATGAGATGAAACGCCGCGGCATCTTTTACGGTGTCTCCATCACGGTAACCAAAGAGAACCTGCCTGCCGTGACAAACGAAGGGTTTATTGCGGGACTTCGGGAAAAAGGATGCAATGTGGTTGTGTTTGTGGAATATGTGCCTGTCGATGGCAACAGGGGGCTGGAACCCGGGGAAGAAGAACACAGGGTCCTGGCCGAACGCCAGGAGACGCTTCGCATGCGCTTTACGGATATCATGTTTATTTCCTTCCCCGGCGACGAAAAACAAATGGGAGGATGTCTGGCCGCCGGGCGGGGTTTCTTCCATATCAACCCTTTCGGCGGGGCGGAGCCATGCCCGTTCTCGCCGTATACCGATACAAATCTCAAAGTCGGAAGCATCAGGCAGGCGCTCGACTCCGCACTGTTCCAGAGAATCCGACAAAGCGGCATCCAAACGGAAGGACACACCGGCGGCTGTGTCCTGTTTGACAAGCGGACAGCGGTTGAAAGTATGCTGCCCCTATGA
- a CDS encoding TetR/AcrR family transcriptional regulator: MEENKKEALLNATVELLKKSDRPEAITSRQIAACAGVNTAMINYYFRSKKDLESQAVEKILDEAAKIFQMPPNPSDPPKERLRQILKQICRVVLKYQRYTKIYVPHLLLEDEISLPLYVFPEIREHFGNRRSDMECRVIAYEMISFLQLAFYRSDAFLRYVGMNLSDENASNWLIDWELELFLPEVKKS; the protein is encoded by the coding sequence GTGGAAGAAAACAAAAAAGAGGCTCTGCTGAATGCGACCGTGGAGCTTCTGAAAAAGTCCGATCGGCCGGAGGCAATCACGTCACGTCAAATAGCTGCCTGTGCCGGCGTGAACACCGCCATGATTAATTACTACTTTAGGTCCAAGAAAGACTTGGAATCCCAGGCCGTTGAAAAAATTCTTGACGAGGCGGCAAAAATCTTTCAAATGCCTCCCAATCCATCCGACCCACCCAAAGAACGGCTGCGGCAAATCCTCAAACAAATCTGCCGGGTCGTTTTGAAATACCAGCGATACACCAAAATCTACGTGCCCCACCTTCTGCTGGAGGATGAGATCAGCCTGCCCCTGTATGTGTTTCCCGAAATCCGGGAGCATTTCGGGAATCGCCGGAGTGACATGGAATGCCGCGTCATCGCCTACGAAATGATCTCCTTTTTGCAGCTGGCATTTTACCGCTCTGATGCATTCCTGCGCTACGTAGGCATGAACCTGTCGGACGAAAACGCATCCAATTGGCTGATTGACTGGGAACTGGAACTCTTTTTGCCGGAGGTAAAGAAATCGTGA
- a CDS encoding cation-translocating P-type ATPase gives MTDKKQNMAGLTATEAKRLQEQYGKNELTTQKKESFFKKLLHIICEPMFLLLIVAATIYFILGEPRDGAIMLVFVVGIISIDVIQEWKTDKTLNALKDLSAPHITVIRNGKERTIASADLVPGDLMMIYEGVKIPADGVVIKCNDLCVDESSLTGEAEGVWKINTESAESTSDYWRRDYCYAGTLVTQGTATVLVDKIGNTTEYGKIGVNVASAPEEPTPLQKQTGSLVKLCAGIAAVLFALVGIFTWLNIPDHSFGDRLIESILSGITLAMAMIPEEFPVILTVFLSMGAWRLAKKQSLVRKLPSVETLGAVSVLCVDKTGTITMNQMTVQDTWATDGNTKALCEVMGMGCETDAYDPMEKAMLKHCKILGFSNEYLFGGEMIREYAFTNELKMMGHIWRRDDGITIAAKGSPERILAICELTNLEKQVAEQKITEMSKQGLRVIAVATAKPQSEAEVPAQITDCRLTLCGLIGLADPPRESVKADIAVCNKAGIRVVMITGDNGITAASIAKKIGMQNSDHIITGDMLNEMTDEELREKVKDVSIFSRVIPEHKMRIVKALKDNGEIVAMTGDGVNDAPALKYADIGIAMGKRGSEVSREAADLILMDDNFTTIVETVKDGRRIYDNIRKAVGYVFTIHIPIAFASLLAPILGIAPSALLLLPLHVVLLELLIDPTCSIVLERQPAEADIMERSPRNPKEKLLTAKTLAKSILQGLIIFAASFGTYYVILDGNVDNAPVARAMGLAIIMLSNLFLVQVNSSDHDFAFQSIKRLVKDKVMWAVNLGTLAMLGIVLYSPLNGLLKLAPLSASLLLKAVIIAVIAVFWYEVVKLGKKLRKG, from the coding sequence ATGACAGACAAAAAGCAAAACATGGCTGGCTTAACTGCCACCGAAGCAAAACGATTGCAGGAGCAATATGGTAAAAACGAATTGACCACACAGAAGAAAGAGAGCTTTTTCAAAAAACTTCTGCATATTATCTGTGAACCAATGTTTTTACTGCTCATTGTCGCCGCAACCATTTATTTTATTCTGGGAGAGCCCAGAGATGGTGCAATTATGCTGGTTTTTGTGGTGGGCATAATCAGCATTGATGTAATTCAAGAATGGAAAACCGATAAAACCTTAAATGCCCTGAAAGATTTATCTGCCCCGCATATCACTGTTATTCGTAATGGAAAGGAGCGGACTATTGCTAGTGCCGACCTTGTGCCCGGTGACTTAATGATGATTTATGAGGGCGTCAAGATCCCGGCAGATGGAGTTGTAATAAAATGTAACGACCTGTGTGTCGATGAATCTTCGTTGACCGGCGAAGCGGAAGGTGTGTGGAAAATCAACACTGAGAGTGCAGAGTCAACAAGCGACTATTGGCGGCGTGATTATTGTTATGCCGGCACGCTGGTTACACAGGGCACAGCAACGGTACTGGTAGATAAAATTGGCAACACCACTGAGTATGGAAAAATCGGAGTCAATGTTGCATCCGCACCGGAGGAACCCACACCCCTACAAAAGCAAACCGGAAGTCTTGTTAAACTATGCGCAGGAATTGCTGCAGTCTTGTTTGCCCTTGTGGGAATATTCACATGGCTGAATATTCCTGACCACAGCTTTGGCGACAGGCTGATTGAGAGCATTTTGTCGGGCATAACCCTTGCCATGGCAATGATTCCAGAAGAGTTTCCTGTCATCCTCACGGTATTTTTATCAATGGGAGCTTGGCGGCTTGCCAAAAAGCAGTCACTGGTGCGCAAGCTGCCTTCAGTGGAAACGCTTGGCGCCGTATCTGTGCTATGCGTAGATAAAACAGGTACCATCACGATGAATCAGATGACCGTGCAGGATACGTGGGCTACTGATGGCAACACCAAAGCACTTTGTGAAGTAATGGGTATGGGCTGTGAGACCGATGCCTATGACCCCATGGAAAAGGCAATGCTCAAGCATTGTAAAATCCTTGGGTTTTCAAATGAATATCTTTTTGGCGGAGAGATGATTCGCGAATATGCCTTCACAAATGAGTTGAAAATGATGGGACATATTTGGCGCAGGGATGACGGAATAACTATTGCAGCAAAAGGTTCTCCTGAACGTATTTTGGCCATTTGTGAGCTTACAAATTTAGAGAAGCAAGTAGCAGAACAGAAGATCACCGAAATGTCAAAGCAAGGCTTGCGTGTAATTGCAGTTGCCACTGCAAAACCACAAAGTGAAGCTGAAGTTCCTGCTCAGATTACAGACTGCCGTTTAACACTCTGCGGACTGATCGGGCTTGCCGATCCACCTCGTGAAAGTGTAAAAGCAGATATTGCCGTTTGCAACAAGGCCGGTATTCGTGTTGTTATGATTACAGGAGATAATGGCATCACCGCTGCATCCATCGCAAAGAAAATCGGTATGCAAAACAGCGACCATATCATTACTGGCGATATGCTAAACGAAATGACCGATGAAGAACTGCGTGAAAAAGTGAAGGATGTCAGCATTTTTTCTCGTGTCATTCCTGAACATAAAATGCGTATTGTAAAAGCATTAAAAGATAACGGTGAAATTGTCGCGATGACCGGTGATGGCGTGAACGATGCACCCGCTCTCAAATATGCCGATATTGGCATTGCAATGGGTAAACGCGGCAGCGAAGTTTCCCGTGAAGCAGCAGACCTTATTTTAATGGACGACAATTTTACTACTATTGTAGAAACGGTAAAAGACGGTCGCCGTATTTATGATAACATTCGCAAAGCTGTAGGCTATGTATTCACTATTCACATTCCCATTGCCTTTGCCTCCTTACTTGCACCAATCCTTGGCATTGCCCCTTCAGCACTGCTTTTACTTCCTCTCCACGTTGTTTTGCTCGAGCTACTCATTGACCCTACCTGCTCGATTGTACTGGAGCGTCAGCCTGCCGAAGCAGACATTATGGAGCGCAGCCCTCGAAATCCAAAAGAAAAACTGTTGACCGCAAAAACTCTAGCCAAAAGCATTTTGCAGGGACTTATCATTTTTGCGGCCTCTTTTGGAACGTATTACGTAATCCTCGATGGAAATGTTGATAATGCACCAGTTGCCCGGGCAATGGGGCTTGCAATTATCATGCTGTCCAACTTGTTTCTTGTACAAGTCAATAGTTCTGATCACGATTTTGCTTTTCAGTCGATAAAGCGCCTTGTGAAAGACAAAGTGATGTGGGCAGTTAACCTTGGTACACTGGCTATGCTTGGCATTGTTTTGTATTCGCCACTCAATGGCTTATTAAAGTTGGCGCCACTTTCTGCTTCTCTGTTATTAAAGGCTGTTATTATTGCAGTTATCGCAGTGTTTTGGTACGAGGTTGTAAAGTTGGGGAAGAAACTGCGCAAGGGGTAA